The sequence below is a genomic window from Rudanella lutea DSM 19387.
ATGCCCGTGTTGAATAACTCTCTAAAGTGTAGAACCACAACCTATTGTGGCTTCTTTGCGCGAGCCTTTATCATGGTGAAAACCCCGACCAAGACGCAAAACCTATTGCAGGGTAAGACGCGAAGTATCGCGTCTCTACTGATGCTGCTTTGCTGCTACCCGGCGCTGGCTCAGAACCGTCAACAAGCCGATCTTCAACTCATTGCCAGCCGGGATTTCCGAACGGGCGACGAGTTTGCGCAATACCGGCGGGCGGGCAACAGCACCCGCACCCTGGCTACCCGGCGGCAAAGCTGGCTGGCACGTTATAACCCGGTGTCGCTCACCCTCAAGGGGGCTATGCTTGGCTATCAGCGGCTCATGTCGCAGCAGTTGGCCCGCTCCTGCCCCT
It includes:
- the yidD gene encoding membrane protein insertion efficiency factor YidD: MVKTPTKTQNLLQGKTRSIASLLMLLCCYPALAQNRQQADLQLIASRDFRTGDEFAQYRRAGNSTRTLATRRQSWLARYNPVSLTLKGAMLGYQRLMSQQLARSCPYELTCSNFSKSAIEQYGLVKGVFLSADRITRCNRIGLLDVRPININEQDGTVLDSLSWYR